A stretch of DNA from Bacillus sp. NP157:
GACGATCACGCCACCCTGGTCGAGCGTGTCCCACGCCTGCATCGCATGGCGCAGGTCGTTGGTGAACACACCGGCCTGCAGGCCAAAGTCCGAGTCGTTGACCTTGGCCACCGCTTCGTCGAAGGTCATGAAGCGCTGCATCAGCGCCACCGGGCCGAACGCCTCCATGCGCTGCAGCTTCGCGTCCAGCGGTACGTTCTCCAGCAGGGTCGCTTCGAGCATTGCGCCCTTGCGCCCACCGCCGCAGAGCAGCTTCGCGCCGCCTTTCTTCGCCTCGCCGATCCACGTTTCCAGGCGCTGTGCCGCCGCCTCGTCGATCATCGGGCCAAGGAAGGTCGACTTCTTCTTCGGGTCGCCCGACTTGAGCGTCTTCACCTTCGCGACCAGCTTGCGCTTCAGCGCGTCATAGACGTCGTCGTGCGCGAGGATCCGCTGCACGCTAATGCAGCTCTGTCCCGACTGGTAGAACGCCCCGAAGACGAGCCTGTCGACCACCGCATCGAGCCGGTCGCCCTGGTCGCCATCGACGATGCACGCCGCATTGCCGCCCAGTTCCAGCGTCACCTTCTTGTGCCCGGCTTTCGCCTTGAGGTCCCAGCCGATCAGGCCACCGGTGAACGACAGCAGCTTAAGGCGCGGGTCGGTCACCAACGCTTCGGCCGAGCGGCCGTCCATCGGCAACACCGAGAACGCGCCCTTCGGCAGGTCGGTCTCGGCGAGGATCTCGCCGATGATCAACGCACCCAGCGGCGTTTTTTCCGAGGGCTTGAGCACGAACGGGCAGCCGGCGGCGATCGCTGGCGCGACCTTGTGCGCGACCAGGTTGAGCGGGAAGTTGAACGGGGTGATGAAGGACACGGCACCCAGCGGCACCTTGCGGGTGAACCCCTGGTAGCCGCTGGAGCGCTGCGAGATCTCCAGGTTGATCGTCTCGCCGTTGATCCGCACGGCTTCTTCGGCGGCGATCTTGAAGGTCTCGACCAGGCGGGTGACTTCACCCTTCGCGTCGTTGATCGGCTTGCCGGCTTCCACGCA
This window harbors:
- a CDS encoding aldehyde dehydrogenase family protein, with the protein product MLAKSYPYYLANKAVKAKARLDVIDKYTGEVATRVALPDADALERAIAAAHDATAAMKAFKPWQRQAVLEHCVARFRERQDELAYALCVEAGKPINDAKGEVTRLVETFKIAAEEAVRINGETINLEISQRSSGYQGFTRKVPLGAVSFITPFNFPLNLVAHKVAPAIAAGCPFVLKPSEKTPLGALIIGEILAETDLPKGAFSVLPMDGRSAEALVTDPRLKLLSFTGGLIGWDLKAKAGHKKVTLELGGNAACIVDGDQGDRLDAVVDRLVFGAFYQSGQSCISVQRILAHDDVYDALKRKLVAKVKTLKSGDPKKKSTFLGPMIDEAAAQRLETWIGEAKKGGAKLLCGGGRKGAMLEATLLENVPLDAKLQRMEAFGPVALMQRFMTFDEAVAKVNDSDFGLQAGVFTNDLRHAMQAWDTLDQGGVIVNDVPSFRVDNMPYGGAKSSGIGREGVRYAIDDMSEIRLLVMRDV